The genomic stretch CATTGGAGCACTTATTGAAAAATCCGGGTTCTCCAATATTGTCATGTTTTTGGGCCAAGGGATAAACGATATGTTTGGTGAAAGAATACGCCAGTCATTTAAATTCCAGTCCACAAAGATTGTGAAGACAATAGAAAGCGATAATATTGATATAAACAGCATTGTAAAAACAGCGTTTACAATACCTGCAGAGGCGGATGTTATTGTTGGTATAGGAGGGGGGAAGGCCTTGGATGTTGCAAAGTACTGCTGCTTTTTAAAGAAGCTTCCTTTTATAAGCGTCCCCACTTCTGCATCAAATGACGGTTACTCCAGTTCAAGCTGTTCGCTCATCATTGAGGGAAAACGTACCTCGGTAAATGCGGTTATCCCCTATGGAATTGTTGTAGATATAGATGTAATTAAGGAAGCACCTGAAAAGTATATATTTTCAGGAATCGGAGATCTGGTTTCTAAGATTACAGCTATCTATGACTGGGAGTTTGAAGAAAAGAACGGTAAGGGAAAAGTGGATGACTTTGCTGTAATGATTGCAAAAAAATCGGTCAACAGCTTTGTAAGAACAGAATTTAAAAGCATTAGGGAAGATTTCTTCATAAAGGAATTAGTTGACTCTTTGACTATGAGCGGTATAGCTGTAGAAATTGCACAGACATCTGCACCGGCAAGCGGAAGCGAGCACCTTATATCCCATGCACTAGATAAGATACTTGATGTGCCTAAGCTACATGGACTTCAGGTTGGTGTCGCTACTTACCTCATGGCTAAGGTTCAGGAGCATCGCTTTGAGAGGGTAACAAAGGTGTTCAATTCAACAGGTTTTTTTGAGCATGTCAAGACCCACGGTTTAAAAGCCAGCGATTTGGAAAGTGCTATTGACTTGGCACCTTCAATAAAGCCAAACAGGTATACATATATTCATATGGACGAGTACAGGCAGAAGGCAAAGCAAATTATCAGGGAAGATGAGATTTTGAAGAGCATATTGGTATATTAAAAACTATTGCTGTACAGAGGAACAAAACCATGAAATGATTTTGTCAACCTTGGTCGTTGTCGTGAGAAATTGTGGTGTGCATCCCTAATAATTTCCTAGACATTGAAAAAGCTGCTACAAATTGCTATGATTAACAGTTTGCAAGCAGCTTTATATGTCTCTAGGAAATTGTGGGGTATTCTACACCACGAATTTTAAGCCTTTGACTCAATAAATGCACGTCCGGTATCAATAGATTGCTGTACGCTTTCTTTTGCCGGACCTCCAGGAAGTTTCCTTTCTGAAACGCACTTTTTAAGGCTGATTTCCTCGTATATGTCATCCTGTATTGAATCTGAAAACTCTTTAAGCTCATCCATTGACAGCTCATCTATGGAGATATTCTTTCCTATACAGTAAAGCACCATTTTACCTATTATCTCATGTGCTGTTCTGAAAGGAATACCCTTTTTGACAAGATAATCTGCGATGTCTGTAGCGTTGGTAAAGCCTCCCTGAGCAGCTTTCAGCATATTATCGCCTTTAACCTTGATTGTTGCAAGCATATTGGTAAATACGTTAAGGCACAGCTTTACAGTATCTACGCTGTCAAATATTCCTTCCTTGTCTTCCTGCATATCTTTGTTATACGCAAGGGGAAGGGATTTCATAACAGTAAGGATTGACATGAGACTTCCATAAACCCTTCCTGTCTTACCTCTGACCAACTCCGCAACATCAGGATTTTTCTTTTGGGGCATTATACTGCTTCCGGTACTATAAGAATCATCCATTTCTATAAATCCAAACTCATAGGAAGACCACAAAATAAGCTCTTCTGAAAACCTGCTTAAGTGCATCATAATAATAGACAAGCATGATGCCAGTTCAATTACAAAATCCCTGTCACTAACTGCATCAAGACTGTTTTCGGTAATTGAGTCAAACCCTAATTCTTTGGCTACCATATGCCTGTCAAGGGGGTAGGTGGTACCTGCTAAGGCACCTGAGCCAAGAGGCATTATGTTGGTTCTTTTGTAGCAGTCGCCAAGTCTTTCGGTATCCCTTCTAAACATCTGGAAATAAGCCATGAGATGGTGTGCGAAGGTTATGGGTTGTGCACGCT from Pseudobacteroides sp. encodes the following:
- a CDS encoding iron-containing alcohol dehydrogenase family protein; translation: MKAGNNRISIPAILEVGKGNLSYIGALIEKSGFSNIVMFLGQGINDMFGERIRQSFKFQSTKIVKTIESDNIDINSIVKTAFTIPAEADVIVGIGGGKALDVAKYCCFLKKLPFISVPTSASNDGYSSSSCSLIIEGKRTSVNAVIPYGIVVDIDVIKEAPEKYIFSGIGDLVSKITAIYDWEFEEKNGKGKVDDFAVMIAKKSVNSFVRTEFKSIREDFFIKELVDSLTMSGIAVEIAQTSAPASGSEHLISHALDKILDVPKLHGLQVGVATYLMAKVQEHRFERVTKVFNSTGFFEHVKTHGLKASDLESAIDLAPSIKPNRYTYIHMDEYRQKAKQIIREDEILKSILVY
- the argH gene encoding argininosuccinate lyase, which gives rise to MKLWGGRFQKNTDKIVDDFHSSIRFDSRMYKQDIIGSITHAKMLGNCGIIPPQDSELIQKTLFEILSDIDNGQVEFETDAEDIHMNVEKILIERIGDIGKKLHTGRSRNDQVALDIRMYLKSEIDELDNLLISLLNTIIKLAEQNLDTIMPGYTHLQRAQPITFAHHLMAYFQMFRRDTERLGDCYKRTNIMPLGSGALAGTTYPLDRHMVAKELGFDSITENSLDAVSDRDFVIELASCLSIIMMHLSRFSEELILWSSYEFGFIEMDDSYSTGSSIMPQKKNPDVAELVRGKTGRVYGSLMSILTVMKSLPLAYNKDMQEDKEGIFDSVDTVKLCLNVFTNMLATIKVKGDNMLKAAQGGFTNATDIADYLVKKGIPFRTAHEIIGKMVLYCIGKNISIDELSMDELKEFSDSIQDDIYEEISLKKCVSERKLPGGPAKESVQQSIDTGRAFIESKA